A genomic region of Branchiostoma lanceolatum isolate klBraLanc5 chromosome 4, klBraLanc5.hap2, whole genome shotgun sequence contains the following coding sequences:
- the LOC136432991 gene encoding putative ATP-dependent RNA helicase DHX57 codes for MSGAVKRRGGKPNRGGGRFNKPTSGRGGGRGRGGRGGGGRGRGRPSLAGGGGEGRKAGASAVADGYLGDATFDYDVDDDFDFRQHHQSAGPKAGGAPSYRGRGGSSTAGVSHGGSSIAGVSRGGSSTAGVSRGFRPARGRGHHGRKVQVQRLHMTNENQDMVREMLKSLQGADLDLDEVDPEEYDELDVRMEDQYWLTDSRISVQELTSYSGSSQVNVQDEVGQARLEINRMALQRLQRYGFHVDRCVKALQANKGDVGASMEFLYNLCLTEDGIRVSENAQSEDLPSMEEALEQRRDEALALESIYDETFKEKISDKLWVLHLDLPHVKPILEVLESQKEEGRRPKFKLPERSKDSEKKSEDICKFYLKGHCRFGRRCRHSHVKPEEERPKHLIQDEVSCQSPYEVEIRFPAQCLYPYQPPIVAFTSNRIDFPTAACLNISLRLNQEAQSLAECHSPAVFSLVSVLEDEDEMWKLILGKSHRFSLQEPVISVRGASKLGSTSLSTPADDEESSDLPEGSSSEEETNGEDVKTAVVRNNKFVRPVKNLHVVKSENRKLKDRFKKKQTTSAYRSMLGERQKLPAWNEQDNILKALNDSQVLVVSGMTGCGKTTQVPQFILDEFLGSSKGGLCSIICTQPRRISATAVADRVANERVERLGNVVGYQIRLESKMSTWTRLVFCTTGVLLRRLEGDSLLEGITHIIVDEVHERSEESDFLIMVLKDLLPKRPDIRIILMSATLNADLFSMYFGNCPVIEIPGKIFPVDQYFLEDAIDFTSYVVEENSPYARSVKPSGGASKMKVSSRREFFEDVTEQLKTLEVSGVKRPKDSTPDQNLNLQEMLYRYKDLRKSVVKTLATMDFEKINNDLMEALLEWIVLGDHEYPKDGAVLVFLPGLAEITSLYEQLQSSSVFGSRSRRKFNIIPLHSSLSSEDQQKVFFKPEEGTTKIVLSTNIAETSITIDDVVFVIDAGRMKEKRYDHTKGMESLEVTWVSKANALQRKGRAGRVASGVCFHLFTSHSFDHIFREQQVPEIQRAPLEQLLLRIKILDIFKDQELQRVLSRTLEPPDPTSIETAIARLQDLGALNRDQDLTPLGYHLAQLPVDVRIGKLMLFGAIFRCLDPVLTIAASLSFRSPFVAPFDKRDDADKKKQEFAIGNSDHLTLLNAYKGWTTSLKHGSYAGYRYSMENFLSIKTLKEIVSMKRQFTELLSSIGFVKEGLTARQIERSGNSNDPDGIITAAGEETNLNANNQQLVAAMMCAALYPNVVQVLTPESKYSLTSAGAVPKAPKPEELRFKTRDDGYVFVHPSSVNFQVRHYESPYLVYHEKIKTSKIYIRDCSMVSVYPLLLFGGGNLRIDLEAGNFVISLDDGWIRFIASSHEVAELVRELRLELDQLMADKIENPNMDLCNCPRGSRIIDTIVKLITTQ; via the exons ATGAGTGGAGCGGTGAAGCGCAGGGGTGGGAAGCCCAACCGTGGTGGAGGAAGATTCAACAAGCCTACGTCTGGGCGAGGTGGGGGACGAGGAAGAGGGGGTAGAGGTGGAGGAG GTCGAGGCAGAGGGAGACCAAGCTTGGCCGGTGGAGGTGGTGAAGGCAGGAAGGCAGGGGCGTCTGCTGTGGCTGACGGCTACTTGGGAGACGCAACCTTCGATTACGATGTTGATGATGACTTTGATTTTAGACAACACCATCA ATCTGCTGGTCCCAAAGCCGGCGGTGCCCCCTCCTATCGTGGTCGAGGTGGAAGTTCCACAGCTGGTGTCTCCCATGGAGGAAGTTCCATTGCTGGTGTCTCCCGCGGAGGAAGTTCCACCGCTGGTGTCTCCCGTGGGTTCAGGCCTGCGCGTGGCCGAGGTCATCATGGGAGGAAAGTTCAGGTTCAACGACTGCACATGACCAATGAAAATCAGGACATGGTGCGAGAGATGCTCAAGAGCCTGCAAGGTGCAGACCTTGACCTTGATGAAGT TGACCCAGAGGAGTATGATGAGTTGGATGTACGTATGGAAGACCAGTACTGGCTGACAGACTCCAGGATTTCTGTGCAGGAGTTGACTTCTTACTCAGGGAGTTCCCAGGTGAACGTACAGGATGAGGTGGGGCAGGCTAGGCTGGAGATCAACAGAATGGCTCTTCAAAGACTACAGAG ATATGGATTTCATGTGGACAGGTGTGTCAAGGCCCTGCAAGCAAACAAAGGAGACGTAGGGGCTTCCATGGAGTTTCTGTACAACCTGTGCCTTACAGAAGATGGCATTAGAGTCTCTGAGAACGCTCAGTCAGAAGACCTCCCCAGCATGGAAGAGGCTTTGGAACAAAGAAGGGATGAGGCTTTGGCTCTTGAATCCATCTATGATGAAACCTTTAAAGAAAAGATCTCTGACAAGCTCTGGGTTTTACATCTTGACCTGCCACACGTGAAACCTATTTTAGAAGTCCTAGAGTCACAGAAGGAGGAAGGAAGAAGACCAAAATTTAAGTTACCTGAGAGGAGTAAAGATTCTGAAAAGAAGAGTGAAGACATTTGTAAATTCTATCTGAAGGGTCACTGTAGATTTGGTCGAAGGTGTAGGCATAGTCATGTAAAGCCTGAAGAAGAGAGACCCAAACACCTCATACAGGATGAAGTCAGTTGTCAGAGCCCTTATGAAGTAGAAATACGGTTTCCAGCTCAATGTCTATATCCCTACCAACCCCCTATAGTTGCTTTCACCTCTAATAGAATTGACTTCCCCACAGCAGCATGTCTGAACATTTCCCTCAGGCTCAACCAGGAGGCTCAATCATTGGCTGAATGTCACTCTCCTGCTGTCTTCTCATTGGTCAGTGTTTTGGAAGATGAAGACGAAATGTGGAAACTAATATTGGGCAAGTCTCACCGGTTTAGTTTACAAGAGCCAGTCATCTCAGTCAGGGGAGCCAGTAAGCTAGGAAGCACTAGCCTGTCTACACCTGCGGATGACGAAGAGAGCAGCGACCTTCCTGAGGGGTCATCTTCTGAAGAGGAGACGAATGGAGAGGATGTCAAGACAGCTGTTGTTAGgaacaacaaatttgtgagaccTGTGAAGAACCTACATGTTGTGAAGAGTGAGAACAGAAAACTGAAAGACAGGTTCAAGAAAAAACAG ACAACATCCGCATACAGGTCCATGTTAGGGGAGAGGCAGAAGTTACCAGCATGGAATGAACAGGACAACATTCTAAAGGCCCTAAACGACAGCCAAGTCTTGGTAGTCAGTGGCATGACTGG ATGTGGGAAGACCACTCAAGTCCCCCAGTTCATCCTGGATGAGTTTCTGGGCTCCAGTAAAGGTGGTCTGTGCAGCATCATCTGCACACAGCCCCGCAGGATCTCAGCTACAGCTGTGGCCGACAGGGTGGCCAACGAGAGGGTGGAACGGCTCGGTAATGTTGTGGGATACCAGATCAGACTGGAGAGCAAGATG TCCACATGGACCCGCCTTGTGTTCTGCACCACTGGGGTCCTGTTGAGGAGACTGGAAGGGGACAGCCTACTGGAGGGGATCACACACATCATTGTGGATGAAGTACACGAGAGGTCGGAGGAAAG TGACTTCCTGATCATGGTACTGAAGGACCTGCTGCCCAAGCGCCCTGACATCCGCATCATCCTCATGAGTGCCACCCTTAATGCCGATTTGTTCTCCATGTACTTTGGAAACTGTCCTGTTATAGAAATACCTG GAAAAATATTTCCAGTAGACCAGTACTTTCTTGAAGACGCAATTGACTTCACAAG TTATGTGGTTGAGGAAAACTCCCCATATGCCCGCTCCGTGAAGCCCAGTGGTGGAGCATCCAAGATGAAGGTGTCTAGCAGGAGAGAGTTCTTCGAGGACGTCACAGAGCAGCTGAAGACCCTGGAAGTATCTGGTGTGAAGCGTCCCAAGGACAGCACTCCTGACCAGAACCTGAATCTACAGGAGATGCTCTACAGATATAAAG ACCTACGTAAGTCTGTTGTGAAGACTCTGGCCACCATGGATTTTGAGAAGATCAACAATGATCTGATGGAGGCTTTGCTGGAGTGGATTGTGTTGGGAGATCATGAG TACCCCAAGGATGGAGCAGTCCTCGTGTTCCTGCCTGGTCTGGCAGAAATAACCTCACTGTATGAGCAGCTACAGAGCAGCTCTGTCTTTGGCTCTAGGAGCAGAAGGAA GTTCAACATCATCCCACTCCACTCATCACTGTCAAGTGAAGACCAGCAGAAAGTTTTCTTCAAACCCGAGGAGGGAACCACCAAGATTGTGCTGTCTACCAACATTGCTGAAACCTCCATCACTATTGATGATGTGGTGTTTGTTATTGATGCCGGCAGGATGAAGGAGAAAAG GTACGACCACACCAAAGGCATGGAGAGCCTTGAGGTGACGTGGGTCTCCAAGGCCAATGCACTCCAGAGGAAGGGTCGGGCAGGCCGTGTGGCCTCGGGGGTGTGCTTCCATCTTTTCACCTCCCACAGCTTTGACCACATCTTCAGAGAGCAGCAGGTGCCAG AGATCCAACGAGCACCTCTGGAGCAGCTGTTGCTCAGAATCAAAATTCTGGACATCTTCAAAGACCAAGAATTGCAG CGCGTGCTGTCTAGGACGCTGGAGCCACCCGACCCCACCAGCATTGAGACTGCTATAGCCAGGTTGCAGGATCTGGGAGCTCTGAATAGGGACCAG GACCTGACACCTCTTGGTTACCACCTGGCCCAGTTACCAGTAGATGTCAG GATCGGAAAGCTGATGTTGTTTGGAGCCATTTTCCGGTGTTTAGATCCTGTCCTCACAATAGCTGCCAGTCTAAGCTTCAGATCACCTTTT GTGGCACCTTTTGACAAGCGAGATGATGCCGACAAGAAGAAGCAAGAGTTTGCAATAGGAAACAGTGACCATCTCACTCTACTCAATGCATACAAG GGTTGGACCACGTCTCTCAAACATGGCTCATATGCTGGCTACAGATATTCCATGGAAAACTTCCTGTCCATAAAGACTCTTAAG GAGATCGTCAGCATGAAGCGACAGTTCACAGAGCTGCTGTCCAGTATAGGGTTTGTGAAGGAGGGACTGACCGCCAGACAGATTGAGAGGTCCGGCAACAGTAATGACCCTGATGGGATcatcactgcagcaggagaGGAG ACCAACCTGAATGCAAACAACCAGCAGCTGGTAGCAGCCATGATGTGTGCAGCTCTGTACCCTAATGTTGTTCAGGTGCTGACACCAGAGTCCAAGTACAGCCTGACCAGTGCAG GAGCTGTTCCAAAAGCGCCCAAACCTGAGGAGCTCAGGTTCAAGACCAGAGATGATGGATAT GTGTTTGTTCATCCATCTTCTGTCAACTTCCAAGTGAGACACTATGAGAGCCCCTACCTGGTTTATCATGAGAAAATCAAAACTTCCAAG ATCTACATCCGTGACTGCAGCATGGTGTCCGTGTATCCCCTGCTGCTGTTTGGTGGGGGGAACCTGCGCATTGACCTGGAGGCTGGCAACTTTGTCATCTCCTTGGATGATGGCTGGATCAGGTTCATCGCTTCTTCTCACGAG GTGGCTGAGTTGGTTCGTGAGCTACGACTGGAGCTTGATCAGCTGATGGCAGACAAGATTGAGAACCCCAACATGGACCTCTGTAACTGTCCCAGGGGAAGCCGCATCATTGACACTATTGTTAAGCTCATTACCACACAGTAA
- the LOC136433006 gene encoding gem-associated protein 6-like, producing MAAPLSSEADRQQFEFFANSEHRPPGFWRSYVYKEIEVTTVDGRKHLGWVYTVDPVSESVVLAQFEEDREKTVEIVMRHAIKGITVVNEDIESHKEELDHMFITAEDTNFSKHDLKTRRDELKLWLEKNRLPVKVSGKEGELLSISDALVIEPPYSAESCRSTNEIILGRIQALIRSKPTPVQ from the exons ATGGCGGCGCCCCTGAGTTCAGAGGCGGATAGGCAACAGTTTGAGTTTTTTGCAAATTCTGAACATCGGCCGCCGGGATTTTGGCGTTCATATGTTTATAAGGAGATAGAAGTCACGACAGTGGACGGGAGGAAACATCTTGGCTGGGTTTACACTGTGGATCCTGTTTCTGAGAG tgTGGTCCTTGCCCAGTTTGAAGAGGACAGAGAGAAGACTGTTGAAATTGTAATGAGGCATGCAATAAAGGGGATAACTGTTGTGAACGAGGACATTGAGAGTCACAAAGAGGAGCTGGACCACATGTTTATCACAGCTGAAGACacaaacttttccaaacatGACTTAAAAACCAGACGTGATGAGCTGAAGCTGTGGCTGGAGAAGAACCGACTTCCCGTCAAGGTTTCAGGCAAAGAGGGAGAACTTCTGAGTATTTCTGATGCCTTGGTGATAGAGCCACCTTATAGTGCTGAAAGCTGCAGAAGCACAAATGAGATCATCCTAGGTAGAATACAGGCCCTTATCCGGTCAAAACCAACACCAGTACAGTAA
- the LOC136433004 gene encoding ER membrane protein complex subunit 5-like, producing the protein MAVQRQSRTIKSVFRLFVIVGLLVFAHAAYSAAQHRLYLRITEREFTGLPADIVVQIILAFLVICCGLVNIAGDFREIKASKELENKSWETFGNQPSFYTFTHRGRVLFSTVPELEDEADQED; encoded by the exons ATGGCGGTGCAAAGGCAATCCAGAACGATCAAGAGTGTGTTTCGCCTGTTTGTAATCGTAGGGTTATTGGTTTTTGCCCATGCAGCCTATTCAGCAGCTCAAC ACCGGTTATACCTCAGAATAACAGAGAGGGAGTTCACAGGGCTACCTGCTGAT ATAGTAGTGCAGATTATTCTGGCATTCCTGGTGATATGCTGTGGACTTGTCAACATTGCAGGAGACTTCAGGGAAATAAAGGCTAGCAAGGAGCTGGAAAACAA gTCCTGGGAGACCTTTGGGAATCAGCCATCCTTCTACACATTCACCCATCGAGGCAGGGTCCTGTTCAGTACTGTACCAGAACTTGAGGACGAGGCAGACCAGGAAGACTAG
- the LOC136432995 gene encoding ribosomal RNA processing protein 1 homolog B-like: MAAFGKKRGQARAPEVKFAQHLAANEKKVRDKAVKKLRQWLEARSQAKGGGFEEDDMLKIWKGLFYCMWMSDKPLVQEELAKTMSNLLHCLKNEDTVFLFIKVFFKTMIREWNGIDHLRMDKFFMLIRNMVSQCLEFLRRNQWEARLIDRFMNIMKEGPMSTSTEEVPNGIRYHICDLWVEELEAVGGKELSPQELLPFLTPYFMLLKKSDNMTFLQSIGTSVLDEIISRADFTVPAKLQEEDDDEKEKTGSDDDDEEEEEGDEPKGEDDDDDEEEEKATLRFDHAAIADQLFMLASEKDTRNKNRRLMYNWVKKFKDAASGIYLDQNLLQLLDSESDEDESEHQKRKAPKKDPGVPIILREDEHVEDVKKRKKKRKKQSQRAKKAEQPGEGKYLEMNCMNAVGEVDVEKMGGEHKEAKNDAEQTLDKELTTNGDIACDSEVGAKSVKRKKKTKGKNKTASQGDSLVESADAKLSEHTKKKKEVAKAGTKSKVKPKKRSAFEAYLDDSKEEAVESVAKVDDSCVEVVVLPGPEDNVADESLEGKEPVKKKVLAEAQSSIQSPAPQTKQSPKVKRKKKRYFEGVTEDSGNKEESINESSNLNSVKKQKRKSSSTPQLADGLDESPSSSPVSPKKKKKNKQKEAFASFEKFAVTPPSFFRKAASKAMPRSEPKLKKTPKKSSSNGLPIPSSEPIDGKKRVAFALSKNTTQEFRKNERSLAVSPAPVAIPYDSSRQPEQGVLKPSSATPPVRRKAKRRAMAADFF, encoded by the exons ATGGCTGCTTTCGGGAAGAAGCGTGGCCAGGCACGCGCGCCGGAGGTGAAGTTTGCCCAACACCTGGCGGCAAACGAGAAAAAAGTACGGGATAAAGCGGTGAAGAAGTTACGGCAATGGCTGGAAGCAAGATCCCAGGCAAAGGGCG GAGGAtttgaagaagatgacatgCTGAAGATATGGAAGGGACTGTTTTATTGCATGTGGATGTCAGACAAGCCCTTGGTTCAG GAAGAGCTTGCAAAGACAATGTCAAATCTTCTCCACTGTCTGAAGAATGAAGATACAG TTTTCCTGTTCATCAAGGTGTTCTTCAAGACCATGATAAGGGAATGGAATGGGATCGACCACCTCAGAATGGACAAGTTCTTCATG TTGATTCGAAATATGGTGTCTCAGTGTCTTGAATTCCTGAGGAGGAACCAATGGGAGGCGAGGTTGATCGACAGATTCATGAACATCATGAAGGAGGGACCCATGTCTACATCAACCGAGGAGGTTCCCAATGGTATCAGATACCACATCTGTGACCTCTGGGTGGAAGAGCTGGAAGCAGTCGGAGGAAAAGAG CTAAGTCCCCAGGAGCTACTACCATTCCTGACACCATACTTCATGCTACTCAAGAAGTCAGACAA CATGACCTTTCTGCAGAGTATTGGTACCAGTGTGCTGGATGAGATCATCAGCAGGGCTGACTTCACAGTTCCTGCAAAACTGCAggaagaggatgatgatgagaaggagAAAACAggatctgatgatgatgacgaagaggaggaggaaggggATGAGCCAAAGggagaggatgatgatgatgatgaagaggaaGAGAAGGCCACCTTAAGG TTTGATCATGCAGCCATAGCAGATCAGTTGTTCATGCTGGCCAGTGAGAAGGACACTCGCAACAAGAACAGGAGGTTGATGTACAACTGGGTGAAAAA GTTTAAAGACGCTGCCTCAG GCATTTATCTGGATCAAAACCTGCTACAGTTGTTAGACAGTGAGTCTGATGAGGATGAAAGTGAACATCAGAAGAGGAAAGCCCCAAAGAAGGACCCAGGTGTGCCCATCATCCTAAGAGAAGATGAGCATGTAGAAGAtgtgaagaagagaaagaagaagagaaagaagcaAAGTCAAAGGGCAAAAAAGGCAGAACAGCCTGGAGAAGGCAAATATTTGGAAATGAACTGTATGAATGCAGTTGGAGAAGTAGATGTGGAAAAGATGGGCGGTGAACACAAAGAAGCAAAAAATGATGCAGAACAAACTTTGGATAAAGAACTCACAACAAACGGTGATATTGCATGTGATTCTGAAGTGGGTGCAAAAAGTGTTAAgcgcaagaaaaaaacaaaaggaaagaaCAAAACAGCATCACAAGGTGATTCACTTGTTGAAAGTGCTGATGCAAAGTTGTCAGAAcatacaaaaaagaagaaagaagttgCCAAGGCAGGTACCAAAAGTAAAGTGAAACCAAAAAAGCGATCTGCATTTGAGGCCTACCTTGATGACTCAAAGGAAGAAGCTGTAGAGTCAGTAGCAAAAGTAGATGACAGTTGTGTTGAAGTGGTGGTTTTACCTGGCCCAGAAGATAATGTCGCTGATGAATCTTTGGAAGGCAAAGAACCTGTCAAAAAGAAGGTCCTTGCTGAGGCCCAGTCATCTATACAGTCCCCTGCCCCTCAGACTAAGCAAAGTCCCAAggtgaagaggaagaagaagcgATATTTTGAGGGGGTCACTGAGGATAGTGGCAACAAAGAAGAGAGCATCAATGAGTCCAGCAACCTTAACAGTGTCAAGAAACAGAAAAGGAAGTCATCTTCAACACCCCAACTGGCTGATGGCCTAGATGAGTCTCCATCTTCCAGTCCAGTTtccccaaagaagaagaagaaaaacaaacaaaaggaagCTTTTGCATCATTTGAAAAGTTTGCTGTCACCCCTCCATCCTTCTTCAGAAAAGCTGCCAGCAAAGCTATGCCCAGGTCTGAACCTAAACTGAAGAAGACCCCAAAGAAG TCATCATCAAATGGACTTCCCATTCCCAGCTCTGAGCCAATAGACGGAAAAAAGCGTGTTGCATTTGCACTGTCCAAGAATACCACACAAG AGTTCCGCAAGAATGAGAGGAGCCTTGCGGTGAGCCCTGCACCTGTAGCCATCCCCTATGATTCTTCTCGCCAGCCAGAGCAGGGTGTTTTGAAACCCAGCAGTGCAACGCCCCCTGTCCGGAGAAAAGCAAAGCGCAGGGCAATGGCAGCAGACTTCTTTTAG
- the LOC136433003 gene encoding prefoldin subunit 2-like — translation MASGDAGFPTAAKVGNKQLKLNQEQVVEGFNQLREQQRAVASKCSELEMELNEHRLVVETLKDVDGDRKCFRMVGGVLVERTVKEVLPALEHNMEQLSKLIESLNAQVVAKGEELTKYREKYNIKIKGEDDTKGTDSSGGGKEKPGTQGILVS, via the exons ATGGCGTCTGGAGATGCAGGTTTTCCTACTGCAGCAAAGGTTGGAAACAAGCAGCTCAAGCTCAACCAGGAGCAGGTCGTGGAGGGATTTAACCAGCTACGAGAGCAGCAGAGAGCTGTAGCTTCCAAATGTTCGGAGCTAGAGATGGAACTGAACGAACACAG GTTAGTGGTTGAAACATTGAAGGATGTGGATGGAGATAGGAAGTGTTTCCGGATGGTAGGAGGTGTGCTGGTAGAGAGGACAGTGAAGGAGGTGTTACCAGCCCTGGAACACAACATGGAGCAG CTCAGCAAATTGATAGAGTCCTTAAATGCACAAGTGGTGGCAAAAGGCGAGGAGCTGACAAAATACCGGGAGAAGTACAACATCAAGATCAAGGGTGAAGACGATACCAAAGGCACAGACTCATCTGGAGGTGGCAAGGAGAAGCCTGGCACACAGGGCATCCTAGTGTCCTAA
- the LOC136433000 gene encoding uncharacterized protein, whose product MVKTNGSNDRRKSKAPQHMPTVHDTDSLHTRAWDDGVMMTIKRDPDGRRTDVVWNTSWDQPEMNQPGVEKKKGGAFKCLELNEEEEEALAEWIRIHPEFYDRANRGFKGKEAKEELWMEKGRELGVDYDLVKRWYQSMRTRYGKLSEEGYKEKEHLTFRERWIIQRFGFLDGHIIRHLSNRAKDKTAKPKFNGDGTDEELNDGDDDEDRTGTPVSLQSTPGEPGTSTGGYTNHHTNHQPVVKRRKKELKQGLARYHKLTDKAGESRRLRTEMTQHLSTPVPEVSLTSKTQWGAWIASSLPEIHESLWDDFQAESFKLVTKYSRRSRQLRQQERQQNFGVHQQQPQSMSGADSQDMYPSMVPTYGSTHAVPVSVFPAASNPLHGASDLSGTGGGNMYDSDCGGSASESESDGGVTV is encoded by the exons ATGGTCAAAACAAATGGGAGTAACGACCGCCGGAAGAGCAAGGCTCCCCAACACATGCCGACAGTTCACGACACAGACAGTCTGCACACCAGAGCCTGGGACGACGGAGTTATGATGACAATCAAGCGCGACCCCGACGGCCGTCGTACTGACGTCGTGTGGAACACTTCATGGGACCAGCCAGAGATGAACCAGCCAGGCGTTGAAAAAAAGAAGGGGGGTGCGTTTAAATGCCTGGAGCTGAacgaggaagaagaggaggcgTTGGCCGAGTGGATCCGGATACACCCTGAGTTTTATGACAGGGCGAACAGAGGATTTAAGGGTAAAGAGGCGAAGGAAGAGCTCTGGATGGAAAAGGGCAGGGAACTCGGCGTGGACT ATGACCTAGTCAAGAGATGGTATCAGTCAATGAGGACAAGGTACGGAAAGTTATCAGAGGAGGGATATAAAGAGAAGGAACACCTAACATTCCGGGAGAGATGGATCATTCAGAGGTTTGGCTTTCTGGACGGCCATATCATCAGACACCTTTCCAACAGG GCAAAGGACAAGACTGCCAAACCCAAGTTCAATGGTGATGGTACTGATGAGGAGCTTAATGAtggcgatgatgatgaggacAGGACAGGCACTCCTGTCTCTCTCCAGTCAACCCCAGGAGAGCCAGGAACCTCCACCGGTGGTTACACCAACCATCACACCAACCATCAACCTGTggtgaagaggaggaaaaaggAGCTGAAACAGGGACTAGCCCGCTACCATAAACTTACAGACAAAGCTGGTGAGTCAAGAAGGCTCCGGACAGAAATGACTCAACATCTGTCCACTCCAGTGCCAGAGGTTTCACTTACCAGCAAAACACAGTGGGGCGCATGGATCGCATCAAGCCTGCCAGAAATCCATGAGAGT TTGTGGGACGATTTCCAAGCCGAGTCATTCAAGCTGGTCACAAAGTACTCAAGGCGTTCCAGGCAGTTGAGGCAGCAGGAAAGACAACAGAACTTTGGTGTCCATCAGCAGCAGCCACAGTCCATGTCAGGAGCCGACAGTCAGGACATGTATCCCAGTATGGTACCAACATATGGAAGTACCCACGCTGTACCTGTGTCTGTTTTCCCTGCTGCATCCAATCCTCTTCATGGTGCTTCCGACCTTTCAGGCACTGGTGGTGGCAATATGTACGATTCTGACTGTGGTGGTAGTGCCTCTGAATCAGAGTCTGATGGTGGTGTTACAGTTTAA